Genomic segment of Arachis stenosperma cultivar V10309 chromosome 4, arast.V10309.gnm1.PFL2, whole genome shotgun sequence:
GTCACAAGTGTGTCTTGGGGGCTAAGTTGTTTTTCAATGGCCAAGATCTGGGTTTACCATTGAAAATGTTTGTTTCTACTGCTCTGTGGCTTTCAGTCAACAAGAGAAGGTCAGAACCAAAGTTTTCATTCCAAGGATTAATGGAAAAAAGTGAGATGGTGGGTTGGTGAAGCACACTGCTCAAGGGTTGACCTAGGGAGAGCAACccagcaacatgcaaggagataaaagaagattTTTTGTTCATTCAGAAGGCAAGGAAATAACCAGTGTATTGAGTTTTTGTTCTGAGAAGTGCTCCCTGAGGAAGTTCATCTACTTGGACAGTGttttctttcaaagaagcattccgccaaaaatgaagaactgaatcagagACATGCAAATCTGGTTTATCACATAACAAAGAGGCTGTTGAAGCATCAATCTCCTTCATATTTTACagattgtaatttatttttcaatgtttatctttctgtattTTCTTGAGTAAAAAGGCATATTGAGAGAGCTCAAGTTAAAAGCCAATGAGTGGAAAGAGGCTGAGTGAAACTCTTGAGAGAAAAGCATAGAGttatttcagatttctttaggtaaGTTTGTGTCTTGTATCTAGTACCAGTGAGGTACCTCTTTCTTAGTTGGGTGAGTACTAAGAGTgaagagttaggtattagcatagccaatgtcaagttaggttagaacttgaatGTGAGAGGATTGTGTCAATCCTGTgtaattggtgtatgtaatactttaactatagtggaaattccaccactgttgtggtggagactggacgtaggttgcatagcacaaggcaaccgaaccaggatacatgatggtattagcttttctcttctctgctctgttctgttttctgatattcatgagacaaaaataaattgtttcATAAATTTCTGCTGCTGAGTtcaaatagaatcaaaaacaaaaatttgcTTTAAAAGTTTAAGTACACTAACTTAAAAGAAAGTCATAAATTCAACCCCCATTCTCTAAGCCTACTACAACCTTCACTTTGCAACTTCAATGTTCACAAAAAGAAAATTTCTCAACTTATTTTCAACCAATTCATACTCCGGAAACTAATGACTATATCTCTCAAGTACTTATCGTCTTTGATTGATCCCATGAATCTAGACAGCAAGTCTGATTTGTTAAGGCCCGTCGCTGTCGTCGCCATCTCCTACCTCCTCTGCCCTATTATTTCTATGGCCACATTGTCCACCACTCCGATAGCTTCTTTCATCTTTTTCTCCAAATTAATGTTAAGTAATCGCTTCAGTTTTCATATGAGCGATGACAGTGACATTGCTTGCTATACTGATAGCTTGGATGTAAGGTGGAAGGTGTCTACCAGCTTGGACCCGGGGAGAGAAGGAATGAAGTATTTGGGGTCCATTCTAAATGAGAATTTACATATGATGTCGAAGGAGAATCTTCTCGTGATATTCTAGTGTCCAACAATCTATATTGCTTGGCAAATAGTGGAGAAAGACGTGCCCTTAAGGTAGTTGTAGAACTTGATCTTGAGAATGTGGTGGACGTTGTCGGGGTTGGAAGTGATGCTGTTATCGAGGATGTATTGGTGTATGCTTTTGGTGAGCAAAGTGGGGAGGAGGTGGATATGACATGTTGAGATAGGTACGACACGTGTGGCAGTTACACTATGGCTTAATTTTGgagttgaagaggaagaaggagaagatgaagaagaagattgTGAAGGTGAAGAATGAGAGTATAAATGTTAAGGTTATACGAGATATGATGAAAATTGGAAGAGAACGGTATTATTTCTGAACAGAGAGAGTCAAGGATCATTTTGTCTTctgttagagttgtcagggaccattttgtccTTTGTTAAAATtgtcagggactattttgtTCTCCATTAGAGTTGACGGAACAAATGACCTAAGTGTCTGATGAAATTAATTGTTAAGAAccaatcaaataattaattttagttaagaGCTAAAATGTTTGGCTCGAAATTTTTTGAGGAGCAAATCGAGTATATACTCTTAATACTCGGTTAATGTCCTGTTACAAAATAATTGGGTTACTACAATGTGGAGGTAGGGAGCTGATGATCACTGTCACTTTCTCAGGTCCGACCGCGTGATACCTTCATCTTAAAttccttcattttcttttcttctctgtTCTGCCTCTTCGTTTCTTCCGTAGGCCACTCAAAAGTCTCTATAATCTTCTATAAACAACTCAATTCTTAATCTAATATTACAAACCTTTCggatattctttttcttttttctccctACTTGATTGATGGGCTTTAACCTTGTTGTGAGGATTCCTCTTCCATGGCAATGGCAAAAGCAAAGGGTCTCTGCTCCTTAACCTCTCTCTCTTCACTTCTCCTTCTCAACTTGATCCTCCTCAGACTACCCATTACAGCACTTGATCTTCTCCTCATCTTCCTCCATACCCTCTTATAGCTCATACCTTTAAAAAATTCATcgtttttttagggttttccccctaattttttttcttttttcttaatttccCCTTCTGAAAAATCTAATCTTTGTTGTGAATCCGGTTACCCTTTTGGATTCTGAATATGGCATCGGTGTTCTTGTACCATGTTGTTGGGGATCTCACTGTGGGGAAGCCAGAGATAGTGGAGTTCCATGAGAGTGAGACTGTGGAGACTGCAATCAGAGCAATTGGTGAATCCCCTGAAGGGAGCATACCAATTTGGAAGAAGAGATCTCATGTTGGTATTGAGAACAGTGAGATGAGGCAGCAGAGGTTTGTTGGGATCCTTAATTCATTTGATATAGTTGCTTTCTTGGCTAAGAATCAGTGTCTTGAGGATCAGGACAAGGCATTGAAGACACCTGTTTCTGATGTGGTTGTTCCTAATAATTCTTTGCTTAGATTGGTTGATCCTGCAACAAGGTAAACAAGCAACCTATCCCTACTAAGACTTTTTAGATTTGATCAtatgataataaataaaaaattaaactatacTTGTTGGGTTGGTATGCTTACCATGTGTTTGTTGAATTGCTTAGTCTATCCACTCAGTTAATCTGGTTCAGGTAAGTTTGTCCAGGGTTTTTACCGACAAGAATTTCGTTGACTTTTGTTGAGCTGGATTAATAGTGAATTGAACTGATGATTGTGCTATTGCTATAGCAATTTTATAGGTTGCTTTGGTGACAATTCTTTGCAAGTGTGCAATGGGATAAGATTCTAATGTTTTCGTGTGCTTTTGTGTCTGATCTTACTGATAGAATGCTTTGTATGGATGGGGGTTGTGTGTGTTTTTGGTATGATTTGTATTGCTAATAGAGATGAGATATTTGGGGAATGTTGTTGCAACATCATATTCTTATAGGCATCTAGGATTAGATGAATCCAATACTAGTATTCGAGATCCTTCCCGGAATATGATTCTGTCAAATTACAAGTATCTCATGCCTCTGAAAGCATAAGTGGCAGATTTGTATTCCCAAGTAATTGTTTCATAACTTTAGTCTTATGCCAAGCACATGTTTCTTAGGTACCCACGTATGGTTTCTCCTACTTATGTAGGAAGTAAATACACCTGTATACCGACTAGAAGTATCCAGAATTATATCGTGTTATCTGGATTTCTGTCCTAAATGTGAATTTGTTGCTTTCTTATATTCATATGAAAATGAAGTTTAAATTTATCAACTATTTGAATTCTTGGAAATAATTGTTTTTGCTTGGTTACCAAATCGGCCCTGGGAAATGGTGTCCAATATATGCTCTGGTTGTAAAAGTCACTATCTCAGGATAAAGTGCACATATTTTAGGGAATTGCCATCTTGTCttaagaaaagaataaaaacatAGTAACAAAGGAAAATGTTATGAGGTTTTATTAAGCTTAAAAAATCCAATAACTAATATGGAGCTGGTTTTGAATTTAGACATGTATGGTAAAGATCCAATAAATTATTGGTTTTGAGCTAAACAGTTTCCACATTTCCCTCTCATTTTtcataaggaaaaaaaaatcctTAGTCATCTAGTTTAACAAAAATGATTTGATGTTGATctaaattcaaaacaaattcaaGACAAATATGTGTCTCTTGAAGCTAGTTTAAATTTAGGTAGATTTCGTAACTagttttcatttttaatattcTTGGATCAGTTTTCTAATTTGCTTAACACACCCTTAATGTTTCACTTAGGTTGATAGATGCACTGGACATGATGAAGCAAGGTGTGAAACGTCTTCTTGTTCCAAAGAGTGTGGTGTGGAAGGGCATGAGTAAGCGATTCTCGGTTATCTACTATGGCAAGTggcttaagaattctgaaactcctagcagcagcagcaacaacCTACCTGCAAACATGAATCGAAACTCTTCATCTTCCAGTGCTGCTATCCGTGACAAGTTCTGCTGTCTCTCTAGAGAAGATGTACTCCGTTTTATCATTGGTTGCCTTGGTGCTCTCGCCCCTCTTCCTCTCACTTCCATTGCTGCTCTCGGAGCAATTAATTCTAACTACAGTTATATCGAATCCTCTTCTCCGGCCATTGAAGCAACTCAAAAGCTTCCTCAAGACCCTACTGCAGTGGCAGTCATTGAAAGCACGCCAGATGGCCAGCGTAAAATCATTGGAGAAATTTCGTCATGCAGGTTATGGAAATGCGACTACCTAGCTGCAGCATGGGCTCTAGCCAATCTCTCATCTGGGCAGTTTGTTATGGGAGTTGAAGACAATGTTACCACAAGGACCCTGCCCGATTTCTCCATAAACTCAGCAGCTGGAgaaaataatttagttaatgGTGGCAGTCCAAGAAAACCAAAAAAGTTCAGTAGCAGGAGTATCGGGTTCTTCAGTAATTCTGCAAGCCATAGTTTTGGTTCCAGGAGCATGTATCGGGGTAGAAGCGCACCTCTGACATGTAAAGTTACCAGTTCATTGGCTGCAGTCATGGCTCAGATGCTATCTCACAGGGCGACTCATATTTGGGTGACCGAGGATGAGAACGATGAAGTTTTAGTTGGCGTGGTTGGATATGCCGATATTATGGCTGCTGTAACGAAACCACCAACGTCCTTCGTTTCTGCAAATAGATCGACAGAAGCGATTGGAAACGAAATTCAAAGTTGaaatttttgtttcaatttGTTGATGTTTATGAATCTGTCATATTATGTTAAAGGTGGATTGTGTTGTTTGTACAAGTATGTATTGTTTGATAATAAACATGAATAAGCAGTATTGGAATgaaaatgaaagaacaatagctTTCTGTTCAATGAGTATAATTCTTGCTTTATTTTGGCATCTTAGTTTGAGATGAAAATTTCCTTCATGATCAACATGAATAACATGATAACCCAGTTCAATTGATGTAATCATCTCCCTTATTTAGGTTTTGTTACTTTTGTGAGATTAGGGTCAGAATTCAAAGTTGTTCTCTTAAAACTTGTTTTAAGATGAATTTTGTAGTTCAGAAATAATTTTGTATTCAATCACATAATCtcatattaacaaaaataactattttttaatataaaaaatataataaaaatacaaaatccaattgccttcctttttcttaataaaattcTGGTTAgcttaaaaagaaataaataatatttaaacaaCTGAAATAATTGACAACTTTTTATTACAAATACGTTGCATGTTTTTAGATATATGTATTAAAGAGTTATCAATGGCTGCGGTTGTTTAAATAGCATaacttatatttaaataaataaatggaaATATTGACCATTATCTTTTTTCAGAAAACTCCaagataagaaagaaaaaaaaaagttgtccATTATAAGAAGAGAAATAATCTCCCTAATAAGGTGCCAGTCACGTCTTCGAAAATATTGATGACCACAAGTAATGTGGTTAATTATTTGGCATGGCCATCGTTGATATGATTATGACTGTAGTATTATTATTTAGCATTATACTAATTTTGGATTCCTCCTACAACACaatcattcatttttttaagtTTCTACATAAAAATTAGTCAACAAAGCCAACCAATGGAATTGGATTGTtctacaaataaaaaaaatctttggATACTCCAAACATGTGGTATGAGGCGGTGAGGGAATGCTAAGATATAAAACATTAGACTCCTTTTCGTTGATTTATTATAATGGGATGATGTCAAACattttttgaatgaatatatAAAGAGTtctttgagaaaaaaaatattaagtttGTCTTTGAAAAATTATAGTACTCAACTTATATATTTTGACGAAAAAATAAAGGGTAAATTACTAAAAATACAACTGAATAATTTTGTagttaataaaaatacatttaaaatttattatcgacaaaaatatattaaataattttaaaatgcgacaaaaatgataaaaaataatatttttttataagtggTAAACGACTTTATATTCAACAAATTGTTTATAtatttgatctaaaattttataagaatatTTAGATAACTGTTTAAAAAATACACacgaaaaaagaaataaaaatttgatctctatatttttattttattttttaaaaatattattagttgttgaaaaaaatcacaaaaaaatatatactaaaaaaaattatcaaattctaaagataaaaatatctcatttttctaatcatgcttacaaaaaattatatcaaaattcaatttctaaaatatttttgagaatacatatttaatattgagcatttttgtcattttttaaattatttgaatgtATTTTTGTCCACAACAAAATTATTCCACTACATTTTTAGTGGCAAGTTCAACGTTTTATAAGTGAGACCAAAATTAAATATGAGAGAGAATAATGTTCATAATTAATACGATCCAATTTTTTTCATCGGGAATGATCCATTTTCCCAATAGTATGGCAGTCACTTTCAACTAATATTATAATAAGTTATCAAACAAATCCAGTATAAAACTCATTAAAGATGAGCTTTTATTAGCAAGTAACGCTACAAGCACAAGTTTTTGATCATCAAATCCAACCAAATTGACCCAGCTACAATTAAAAATACTCTAAAAATAAAACGTGTGCACACTTGCTCCACTAGCGCACAACTCAGAATGCGCAttgcagtttttttttttccactcTCGATCTAAAACACTTTTTTCTACTCTCATTCCAAAACCCGTTTCATCTAATCTTCatatttaaaaatcttttaaaatccAAAACCGTTTACAATCGAAAACTTCTCAAATCAAAGTACAAAAACTTTAACGAAACCTAAGAAGCAAAGAAATTAACGATTATTCAAGGCAATAAGTTCAATTCTTCCTCATTTTATTACCGTCAAACATGCAAAACCTTACGAGCACAGAAAAACTACGATTAACAAGTATATATGCATGCAATTATTTCGCATGTTTTCTATTACCGTTTTTCTTCTCATTCTCTTGTGTAATAAGATGCTCACTactcattcaagttgtttgatTATTGCTTACTTTATCACGCTTGATTTTTTTCTCGAAAAAATAGTTACGAAAAATGTAAATGAAATAACGATGAAGCTGAAATGTTCATTATTTCGGTCATAAGATTCGTTATTTGTGTGCTGTGATTTATTGTTTGTATTAACTTTCATTGTTTATGTACTGTGTTTTTGTATTTGTGTGCTgattgttagaaacaagagattGAGAGAGTAATCTGAAAAGTGTATGATTCAGTCTGATCAAAAGTACAATGTACAAGGGATATATATAGGAGCCAGAAGAATCAAAGTAATAGAAGTATAGAATCCtacaattaatatacagatatgCCATATAAATATAAACGATACTAACTGATCTAAAATGATTCTAATGTTTCTCTAATGATTCTCTAACATGccccctcaaactcaagtgggaGCTAAGGATACCATCTTGAGTTTGGATAACAAAGTCCGGAAACGAGTCGGGTGATGAGCTTTCGTGAAGATATCAACAGTCTGATCTAGTGTGCCAACAGCAATGAGACGAACAGCATCAATAAGGATACGTTGCCGAACAAAGTGACAATCAATCTCAATGTGCTTGGTGCGTTCATGAAAGACATCATTATGGGCAATCTGAATAGCACTGCAGTTGTCACAAAAAACATCAGTAGGGGACGACTGAGGAGCACCCAAATCTTCGAAAAGCCAACGAATTGAGATAACCTCAGCAGTGGTGTCAGCGAAGGCACGATACTCAGCTTCTGTACTTGATCGAGCAGTGAACGTTTGCTTCTTAGCACGCCAAGAAATGAGAGCGTCGCCCAGAAACAAACAGTAGCCAGTAGTAGAACGACGATCAGTGGGATCACCAGCCCAATCAGCATCGGAGTACGCCTGAAGGCACAAAGAGAAATGGGCAGAAAAGTAAAGGCCATGAAATAGAGTGCCTTTGATGTAGCGAAGAATGTGAAGAACTGCCGCATAGTGAGTAGTCCGAGGAGATGACAAGAACTGGCTAAGTACATGAACTGGATAGGCGATGTCTGGTCGGGTGACAGTTAAGTAGACGAGTCCTCCAACTAGCTGTCGATAGAGAGTGGGATTATCCAAAACAGTGCCATCCATAGGAGTAAATCGCACATTAGGCTCAAGAGGAGTAGACTCAGTGCGACTATCTGTAATTCCAGCTCGAGTAAGGAGATCTGAAGCATATTTAGCCTGAGAGAGATAGATGCCATCATCGGTGAATATGACTTCTAGACCAAGAAAATAGTTGAGAgaaccaagatctttcatctcaaaagtACGCTGAAGGGATGCCTTGAGATCAGAGATACCATCAGCATCATCTCCAGTAATgatcatgtcatcaacatacagAAGTAGAAGAACGACTCCACGTTCACTTTTACGAATAAAGAGAGCATGCTCATGAGGACTGCAAGTGAAACCAA
This window contains:
- the LOC130974034 gene encoding CBS domain-containing protein CBSX6; its protein translation is MASVFLYHVVGDLTVGKPEIVEFHESETVETAIRAIGESPEGSIPIWKKRSHVGIENSEMRQQRFVGILNSFDIVAFLAKNQCLEDQDKALKTPVSDVVVPNNSLLRLVDPATRLIDALDMMKQGVKRLLVPKSVVWKGMSKRFSVIYYGKWLKNSETPSSSSNNLPANMNRNSSSSSAAIRDKFCCLSREDVLRFIIGCLGALAPLPLTSIAALGAINSNYSYIESSSPAIEATQKLPQDPTAVAVIESTPDGQRKIIGEISSCRLWKCDYLAAAWALANLSSGQFVMGVEDNVTTRTLPDFSINSAAGENNLVNGGSPRKPKKFSSRSIGFFSNSASHSFGSRSMYRGRSAPLTCKVTSSLAAVMAQMLSHRATHIWVTEDENDEVLVGVVGYADIMAAVTKPPTSFVSANRSTEAIGNEIQS